One window from the genome of Candidatus Didemnitutus sp. encodes:
- a CDS encoding phosphoribosylaminoimidazolesuccinocarboxamide synthase, which yields MTFAEIAAALPRHAVNTIADLPFPRVASGKVREIFDLGDALLLVATDRLSAFDVIMPEGIPGKGAILTQMSLWWFQQTESLIANHLLPDQAGEFSRRGIVDRDLQLRSMVVRKLKPLTIECVARGYLIGSGWNSYQKTGEVCGIKLPAGLRQADRLPEPIFTPTTKAPKGQHDEPINDAQGAAAIGAALYEKVKATSLALYRLGHDRARAAGMILADTKFEFGTDAAGNLILIDEVLTPDSSRYWPAESYAPGMSPPSYDKQFVRDHLLAIKWDQKPPAPHIPDDIIRRTQEKYLAALKNLIG from the coding sequence ATGACTTTTGCCGAAATCGCCGCGGCGCTGCCCCGCCATGCCGTCAACACGATCGCCGATCTGCCGTTCCCCCGCGTCGCGTCGGGCAAGGTGCGGGAGATCTTCGATCTCGGCGACGCCCTGCTGCTCGTGGCGACCGATCGGCTTTCCGCCTTCGACGTGATCATGCCCGAGGGCATCCCCGGCAAGGGCGCGATCCTCACGCAGATGAGCTTGTGGTGGTTTCAGCAGACCGAATCGCTGATCGCGAACCACCTCCTGCCCGACCAAGCGGGCGAATTCTCGCGCCGCGGCATCGTGGACCGCGACCTGCAGCTGCGCAGCATGGTCGTGCGGAAACTGAAACCCCTCACGATCGAGTGCGTCGCGCGCGGCTACCTCATCGGCAGCGGCTGGAATTCCTACCAAAAGACGGGCGAGGTGTGCGGCATCAAGTTGCCCGCCGGGCTGCGTCAGGCGGACCGGTTGCCCGAGCCGATTTTCACGCCCACGACCAAGGCGCCGAAGGGCCAGCACGACGAGCCGATCAACGACGCGCAAGGCGCCGCCGCGATCGGCGCCGCGCTCTATGAAAAAGTGAAGGCGACCAGCCTCGCGCTCTATCGCCTCGGTCACGATCGCGCGCGCGCCGCCGGCATGATCCTCGCCGACACGAAATTCGAATTCGGCACCGACGCCGCCGGCAACCTGATCCTGATCGACGAAGTGCTCACGCCCGACTCCTCCCGTTACTGGCCGGCGGAGAGCTACGCGCCCGGCATGTCGCCGCCGAGTTACGACAAGCAGTTCGTGCGCGACCACCTGTTGGCGATCAAGTGGGACCAAAAGCCGCCGGCGCCGCACATTCCCGACGACATCATCCGCCGCACGCAGGAAAAATACCTCGCGGCGCTGAAGAACCTCATCGGCTGA
- a CDS encoding HlyC/CorC family transporter, with protein MHSVALELAVIALLLVINGVFALAEIALVSSRKSRLKALADHGNDRAQLALAQAESPTKFLSTVQFGVTLSGIAAGAFSGAALARELNHWLVERFPAAAEYSNYVSFGSVVLGITFFTIVLGELVPKRLGLANPERWAVALARPMNLIAKLAAPFVWLLTVCTDGVAKLLGSRAEPTVTVSDEEVASLIEQGLHAGVFHKAEKAMVEGVMALDRCSVTALMTPRPKMVWLNIEDPDEANWRKIVASGHSHFPVYQKHRDSVLGMVHIKALWAHAAFGLPTNLRNLVTPATMLPETTTAIQALEQFKKSGKHTALIIDEFGGVQGMITLIDILEAIVGDLPDQIRRAQPEAKRRDDGSWLVDATLATSEVKSLLSLRELPGEDTADFQTLGGFIVTQLGRIPAAGDYFDWNGWRFEVMDMDRQRVDKVLLARAPASATPAEKASA; from the coding sequence ATGCATTCCGTGGCCCTCGAACTCGCCGTCATCGCGCTGCTGTTGGTCATCAACGGCGTCTTCGCGCTGGCCGAGATCGCCCTCGTCTCCTCGCGCAAATCGCGCCTGAAGGCTCTCGCCGACCACGGCAACGACCGCGCCCAACTCGCGCTCGCGCAGGCGGAGAGCCCCACGAAATTCCTCTCCACCGTCCAGTTCGGCGTCACGTTGAGCGGCATCGCCGCCGGCGCCTTCTCCGGTGCCGCGCTCGCGCGGGAGTTGAACCACTGGCTGGTCGAGCGCTTCCCCGCCGCTGCCGAATACAGCAACTACGTCAGCTTCGGCAGCGTGGTGCTCGGCATCACGTTTTTCACCATCGTGCTCGGCGAACTCGTCCCGAAACGCCTCGGCCTCGCCAACCCCGAGCGCTGGGCCGTCGCCCTCGCGCGACCGATGAATCTCATCGCGAAACTCGCCGCGCCCTTCGTCTGGCTGCTCACCGTGTGCACCGACGGCGTGGCCAAGCTCCTCGGATCGCGCGCGGAGCCCACCGTCACCGTCTCCGACGAGGAAGTCGCCTCGCTCATCGAGCAGGGCCTCCACGCCGGCGTCTTCCACAAAGCCGAAAAAGCCATGGTCGAAGGCGTCATGGCCCTCGACCGCTGCTCCGTCACCGCCCTGATGACGCCGCGCCCCAAAATGGTGTGGCTCAATATCGAGGACCCCGACGAAGCCAACTGGCGCAAGATCGTCGCGAGCGGCCACTCGCATTTTCCCGTCTACCAAAAGCACCGCGACAGCGTCCTCGGCATGGTGCACATCAAGGCCCTGTGGGCGCACGCCGCCTTCGGCCTGCCGACGAATCTCCGCAATCTCGTCACGCCCGCCACGATGCTGCCCGAGACCACCACCGCCATCCAAGCGCTCGAGCAGTTCAAGAAGTCCGGCAAACACACCGCGCTGATCATCGACGAATTCGGCGGCGTGCAGGGAATGATCACCCTGATCGACATTCTCGAGGCGATCGTCGGCGACCTGCCGGATCAAATCCGCCGCGCCCAGCCCGAGGCCAAGCGCCGCGACGACGGCTCCTGGCTCGTCGACGCCACCCTCGCCACTTCCGAAGTGAAGTCCCTGCTCAGCCTCCGCGAACTGCCCGGCGAAGACACCGCCGACTTCCAGACCCTCGGCGGCTTCATCGTCACCCAACTCGGCCGCATCCCCGCCGCCGGCGACTACTTCGATTGGAACGGCTGGCGTTTCGAGGTCATGGACATGGACCGCCAGCGCGTGGACAAAGTCCTCCTCGCCCGCGCGCCCGCCAGCGCCACGCCGGCGGAAAAAGCCTCCGCCTGA
- a CDS encoding cation:dicarboxylase symporter family transporter produces the protein MSHPVSSTPAAPRRWFHLSLTQQIVLGLIVGILAGWWMSTLPTATHEKWDDGFKVVRDVFLHLIKAMIAPLIFASIVQGFAGTGDMKKAQRIGWKSLLYFEVVTTAALFVGLLVVNVVKPGAGVVLQMDQAQSTAALAKPQSLAEIVVHIFPTSLMEAMAKNDVLQIVAFAVIFAMAVIAAGDAGKPVLEFCGSLTQVMFKFAGIIMKFAPFGVGAAIAVTVGHQGLGSLVTLAKLVFTLYGALVIFVVGVFGTVIWIAKVPLKAFVKAVREPFTLAFATANSEAALPKAFENMEKVGVPRGIVGFVLPAGYSFNLDGSTLHLAVASVFVAQAAETTTGIHFSIDQQITMMLMLMLTSKGVAAVPRASFVVLVAALESFKLPLAGAFLILGVDALLDMARTSVNVMGNCLASVVVARWEGEFDDQKAQEFAAQKSADS, from the coding sequence ATGAGTCACCCCGTTTCCTCCACGCCGGCCGCACCGCGCCGTTGGTTCCACCTTTCGCTCACGCAACAAATCGTCCTCGGGCTCATCGTCGGCATCCTCGCCGGCTGGTGGATGAGCACGCTGCCAACCGCGACCCACGAAAAGTGGGACGATGGCTTCAAGGTCGTGCGCGACGTCTTCCTGCACCTGATCAAGGCGATGATCGCACCGCTCATCTTCGCGAGCATCGTGCAGGGCTTCGCCGGCACCGGCGACATGAAGAAGGCCCAGCGCATCGGCTGGAAGTCGCTCCTTTATTTCGAGGTCGTGACCACGGCCGCGCTCTTCGTCGGCCTGCTCGTCGTCAACGTCGTGAAACCCGGCGCCGGCGTCGTCCTGCAAATGGACCAGGCGCAATCCACCGCCGCGCTCGCCAAGCCCCAGTCGCTCGCCGAGATCGTCGTGCACATCTTCCCCACGAGTCTCATGGAGGCCATGGCGAAGAACGATGTGCTCCAGATCGTGGCGTTCGCCGTGATTTTCGCGATGGCCGTCATCGCCGCCGGAGACGCCGGCAAGCCAGTCCTCGAGTTCTGCGGCAGCCTCACCCAGGTGATGTTCAAGTTCGCCGGCATCATCATGAAGTTCGCGCCGTTCGGCGTCGGCGCGGCGATTGCCGTGACCGTCGGCCACCAAGGCCTCGGCTCGCTCGTCACGCTGGCGAAACTCGTGTTCACTCTCTACGGCGCGCTCGTCATCTTCGTGGTCGGTGTGTTCGGCACTGTGATCTGGATCGCCAAGGTGCCGCTGAAGGCCTTCGTGAAAGCCGTGCGCGAGCCGTTCACGCTCGCCTTCGCCACCGCCAACAGCGAAGCCGCGCTGCCGAAGGCCTTTGAGAACATGGAAAAGGTCGGCGTGCCGCGCGGTATCGTCGGCTTCGTGCTGCCGGCGGGTTACTCGTTCAACCTCGACGGTTCCACGCTTCACCTTGCCGTCGCCTCGGTCTTCGTCGCGCAGGCAGCCGAGACGACCACGGGCATCCATTTCAGCATCGATCAGCAAATCACCATGATGCTGATGCTCATGCTCACCTCGAAAGGCGTCGCCGCCGTGCCGCGCGCGTCGTTCGTGGTGCTCGTGGCGGCGCTGGAGTCCTTCAAGCTCCCGCTCGCCGGCGCGTTCCTCATCCTCGGCGTCGACGCGCTGCTCGACATGGCGCGCACCTCCGTGAACGTCATGGGCAACTGCCTCGCCTCCGTCGTCGTCGCCCGCTGGGAAGGCGAATTCGACGACCAAAAGGCCCAGGAGTTCGCGGCCCAAAAGTCAGCCGATTCCTGA
- a CDS encoding PocR ligand-binding domain-containing protein translates to MVTSDDTRRSRELVKQLKESQIYRDYEAAFRETTGLPITLRAIEAFDLPHHGDPNESPFCSLMASTNHTCSACLQLQKRVEEEARIEPKTLKCFAGFCDSAVPVRVGENLVAFLQTGQVLLHKPNSKEFNKLAREVISWGVQADVKKLEEAYYNSRLLDKKQYEAVLRLLTIFAQHLSSLSNQLMLSAKQAESPMITRAKTFIAEHQHEEISLRQVAASVNTSAFYFCKMFKQATGLTFTDYLARVRIEKVKNLLLNPHKRISEAAYETGFQSLSQFNRVFRKIVGESPTTWRAKLKQN, encoded by the coding sequence GTGGTTACCTCGGACGACACACGCCGCAGCCGCGAGCTCGTGAAACAGCTCAAAGAGTCGCAGATCTATCGCGACTACGAAGCGGCGTTTCGCGAGACGACGGGCTTGCCGATCACGTTGCGTGCGATCGAGGCGTTTGATCTGCCGCACCACGGCGATCCGAACGAGAGTCCGTTCTGCTCGCTCATGGCGAGCACCAACCACACCTGCTCGGCGTGCCTGCAGTTGCAGAAGCGCGTCGAGGAGGAGGCGCGGATCGAGCCGAAGACGCTGAAGTGTTTCGCGGGTTTCTGCGATTCGGCGGTGCCGGTGCGCGTGGGCGAGAATCTCGTGGCGTTCCTCCAGACCGGCCAGGTGCTGCTGCACAAGCCGAACAGCAAGGAGTTCAACAAGCTCGCCCGCGAAGTGATCAGCTGGGGCGTGCAGGCCGACGTGAAGAAACTCGAGGAGGCCTACTACAACTCCCGCCTGCTCGATAAGAAGCAATACGAGGCCGTCCTGCGCTTGCTGACGATTTTCGCGCAGCATCTTTCCTCGCTCAGCAACCAGCTGATGCTCTCGGCCAAGCAGGCCGAGTCGCCGATGATCACGCGGGCGAAGACCTTCATCGCCGAGCACCAGCACGAGGAAATCTCGCTGCGCCAGGTCGCGGCGTCGGTCAACACGAGCGCCTTTTATTTCTGCAAGATGTTCAAGCAGGCGACCGGCCTGACCTTCACCGACTATCTCGCGCGCGTGCGCATCGAGAAGGTGAAGAACCTCCTGCTCAACCCGCACAAGCGCATCAGCGAGGCGGCTTACGAGACGGGATTCCAGTCGCTGTCGCAGTTCAACCGCGTGTTCCGCAAGATCGTGGGCGAGTCGCCCACGACCTGGCGCGCCAAGTTGAAGCAGAACTGA
- the ccoN gene encoding cytochrome-c oxidase, cbb3-type subunit I: protein MTTGQKTTIEFNDKVVRQFILASIIFGVVGMLVGVLIATQLNFWQANFGLSFTSFGRLRPLHTNAVIFAFVGNMMFAGIYYSTQRLVKARLASDFLSQLHFWGWQAIIVAAAVTLPLGLTRGKEYAELIWPINVAVALIWVVFAVNFFWTLAKRNEKSIYVAIWFYIATIITVAMLYIVNHLSIPTSWIHSYGVFAGAQDGLVQWWYGHNAVAFFLTTPILGIMYYFLPKAAERPVYSYRLSVVHFWSLVFLYIWAGPHHLLNTALPNWLQLLGMTFSLMLWAPSWGGMLNGLLTLRGGWDKLRTDPVIKFFAAGVTFYGMSTFEGPLLSIKAVNALGHYTDWIIGHVHGGALGWNGFMAAGMFYWLAPRLWNKPLHSQSLANLHFWLGTFGILLYMGAMWASGIGQGLMLNATAEGGTILKYPNFLETVNAIRPLMALRIVGGALYLIGFLMMAYNIFRTIAGAKAVNGTMEVYVENFEEKENLSLPGTFLNAPVIYTVLGCTAACVWMFTSGWVNLLGLFATVMAALMAIGHFQTRGTAWGEWYDKLLLNAMPFTVLTFLAVAAGGLIQIIPMLTIDKQLQVEDRKADVYTPLELAGRDIYVREGCYTCHSQMIRTLVPDVMRYGDYSRLGESIWDHPYQWGSKRNGPDLARVGGKYNHAWHFDHMKDPRSISTGSNMPTYGHLHENDTNYSVLPKKIAVQKMLGVPFPNWSDSMISTLAHEQAKEIAKDLQAQGRYIAPDKEIVALISYLQCLGKKWTPTTAGTAATH from the coding sequence ATGACGACAGGACAAAAAACCACCATCGAGTTCAACGACAAGGTCGTCCGGCAGTTCATCCTCGCGTCGATTATCTTCGGCGTCGTGGGTATGCTCGTCGGCGTCCTCATCGCGACGCAGCTTAACTTCTGGCAGGCCAACTTCGGCCTGTCGTTCACGAGCTTCGGCCGCTTGCGCCCCCTCCACACCAACGCGGTCATCTTCGCGTTCGTCGGCAACATGATGTTCGCCGGCATCTACTACTCCACTCAGCGCCTCGTGAAGGCGCGGCTCGCGAGCGATTTCCTCTCGCAGCTCCATTTCTGGGGCTGGCAGGCGATCATCGTCGCGGCCGCGGTCACGCTCCCGCTCGGCCTCACGCGCGGCAAGGAATACGCCGAGCTCATCTGGCCCATCAACGTCGCCGTCGCGCTCATCTGGGTCGTGTTCGCGGTGAACTTCTTCTGGACGCTCGCGAAGCGCAACGAGAAGTCCATCTACGTCGCCATCTGGTTCTACATCGCGACGATCATCACCGTGGCGATGCTCTACATCGTCAACCACCTCTCGATCCCGACGTCGTGGATCCACTCCTACGGCGTGTTCGCCGGTGCGCAGGATGGTCTCGTCCAATGGTGGTATGGCCACAACGCCGTGGCGTTCTTCCTCACCACGCCGATCCTCGGCATCATGTATTACTTCCTGCCGAAGGCGGCCGAGCGTCCGGTCTATTCGTATCGCCTCTCGGTCGTGCACTTCTGGTCGCTGGTGTTCCTCTACATCTGGGCCGGCCCGCACCACTTGCTGAACACTGCGCTGCCCAACTGGCTCCAATTGCTCGGCATGACCTTCTCGCTCATGCTCTGGGCACCGTCTTGGGGCGGCATGCTCAACGGCCTGCTCACGCTCCGCGGCGGCTGGGACAAGCTCCGCACCGATCCGGTGATCAAGTTCTTCGCCGCTGGCGTCACCTTCTACGGCATGTCGACCTTCGAGGGACCGCTCCTGTCCATCAAGGCCGTCAATGCGCTCGGCCACTACACCGACTGGATCATCGGTCACGTGCACGGCGGCGCGCTCGGCTGGAACGGCTTCATGGCCGCCGGCATGTTCTACTGGCTCGCTCCGCGCCTCTGGAACAAGCCGCTGCACTCCCAATCGCTCGCCAACCTCCACTTCTGGCTCGGGACCTTCGGCATCCTCCTCTACATGGGCGCCATGTGGGCTTCCGGCATCGGCCAGGGCCTGATGCTCAACGCCACCGCGGAAGGCGGCACCATCCTGAAGTATCCGAACTTCCTCGAGACCGTTAACGCGATCCGCCCGCTCATGGCGCTACGCATCGTCGGCGGCGCGCTTTACCTCATCGGCTTCCTGATGATGGCCTACAACATCTTCAGGACCATCGCCGGCGCCAAGGCCGTCAATGGCACGATGGAAGTCTACGTCGAGAATTTCGAGGAGAAGGAAAATCTCTCGCTCCCCGGCACCTTCCTCAACGCCCCGGTCATCTACACCGTCCTCGGCTGCACCGCCGCCTGCGTGTGGATGTTCACCAGCGGCTGGGTCAATCTCCTCGGCCTCTTCGCCACCGTCATGGCGGCGCTCATGGCCATCGGCCACTTCCAGACCCGCGGCACCGCCTGGGGCGAGTGGTATGACAAGCTCCTCCTGAACGCGATGCCCTTCACGGTCCTCACGTTCCTCGCCGTCGCTGCCGGCGGCCTCATCCAGATCATCCCGATGCTGACGATCGACAAGCAGCTGCAGGTCGAGGACCGCAAGGCCGACGTCTACACGCCGCTCGAACTCGCCGGCCGCGACATCTACGTCCGCGAAGGCTGCTACACCTGCCACTCGCAGATGATCCGCACGCTCGTTCCCGACGTCATGCGCTACGGCGACTATTCCCGCCTCGGCGAATCCATCTGGGATCACCCGTATCAATGGGGCTCCAAGCGCAACGGCCCCGACCTCGCCCGCGTCGGCGGAAAATACAACCACGCCTGGCACTTCGACCACATGAAGGACCCGCGCTCGATCTCGACCGGTTCCAACATGCCGACCTACGGCCACCTCCACGAGAACGACACCAACTACTCCGTCCTCCCGAAGAAGATCGCCGTCCAGAAGATGCTCGGTGTCCCGTTCCCGAACTGGTCCGACTCCATGATCTCCACGCTCGCCCACGAGCAAGCGAAGGAAATCGCCAAGGACCTCCAGGCCCAGGGCCGCTACATCGCCCCGGACAAGGAGATCGTCGCGCTCATCAGCTACCTCCAATGCCTCGGCAAGAAGTGGACCCCCACGACCGCCGGCACCGCCGCCACGCACTAA
- a CDS encoding c-type cytochrome, whose protein sequence is MNPQHPADDRDEKFRPHTYDGIREYDKRLPNWWLYTLYGTIAFWVFYWFAHQIAHIVPSDGAQVDTAMAKINAVKMASSIDVNNDDLFWQMSQNPEFVNAGKQTFDSLCVQCHLPSMRGKGENPAAVGPNLTDTAWIHGGTPKEIYNTVSKGVLVKGMPTWEPVLGQKKVAEVVAYVLSKHKKGEEITVEVSK, encoded by the coding sequence ATGAATCCCCAACATCCCGCCGACGACCGCGACGAGAAATTCCGTCCGCACACCTACGACGGCATCCGCGAATACGACAAGCGCCTGCCGAACTGGTGGCTCTACACCCTCTACGGCACCATCGCCTTCTGGGTGTTCTACTGGTTCGCCCACCAGATCGCGCACATCGTCCCCTCCGACGGCGCGCAGGTCGACACCGCGATGGCCAAGATCAACGCCGTGAAGATGGCCTCCTCCATCGACGTCAACAACGACGACCTCTTCTGGCAGATGAGCCAGAACCCCGAGTTCGTGAACGCCGGCAAGCAGACCTTCGACTCCCTCTGCGTGCAATGCCACCTCCCGAGCATGCGTGGCAAGGGTGAGAATCCCGCCGCCGTCGGCCCGAACCTCACCGACACCGCGTGGATCCACGGCGGCACGCCGAAGGAAATCTACAACACCGTCTCCAAGGGCGTCCTCGTGAAAGGCATGCCCACGTGGGAACCGGTCCTCGGCCAGAAAAAGGTCGCTGAGGTCGTCGCCTACGTCCTCTCCAAACACAAGAAGGGCGAGGAGATCACCGTCGAAGTTTCCAAGTAG
- the ccoG gene encoding cytochrome c oxidase accessory protein CcoG — MSAEPKNQPTPPSSPFQRPTPPKPAALARHAPSRDSVTTINDDGSRYFLQTADVHGWFTRVRRFLGLFLVGVYVLLPWIPIDGYPAVFLDLAERRFHFFGYTLAAQDAWLLFFALTGVGFSLFFITALLGRLWCGYACPQTVFLEHIYRRIERMVEGDALARRKLDAAPMSGAKLARRVLKHTLYLLTTLVITHLFLAYFVSWPEVWHMMSSAPRDHWAAFVFMGIATGILYFNFAWFREQLCIVICPYGRLQSALSDDHTVTIGYDAKRGEPRGKIGTPDAGSCIDCNRCVQVCPTGIDIRQASLQLECIACAACIDACDEVMTKVKRPTGLIRYDSLAAFAGGKTRWIRARTIVYFVLLLIGITVASFAFSSVKPASMIVFRMTGAAYFVDHDDVRNQFMLRIVNKRNVPATYHVHLDGVPHHVEQSGFTAPVTVAPLAEQVSPLVLTIDRKHYAGPFKFTVLVQDEKGTFTLSRQIEFLGPDARLLEEEDHDKGIKR, encoded by the coding sequence ATGAGCGCAGAACCCAAAAACCAACCGACACCTCCGTCCTCGCCGTTCCAACGGCCGACGCCGCCCAAGCCCGCTGCACTTGCGCGCCATGCGCCGTCGCGCGATTCCGTCACCACGATCAACGACGACGGCTCGCGCTACTTCCTGCAGACCGCCGACGTCCACGGCTGGTTCACGCGCGTCCGCCGCTTCCTCGGCCTCTTCCTCGTCGGCGTCTACGTGCTGCTGCCGTGGATCCCGATCGACGGCTATCCCGCCGTCTTCCTCGATCTCGCCGAGCGCCGCTTCCACTTCTTCGGCTACACGCTCGCCGCGCAGGATGCCTGGCTGCTGTTCTTCGCCCTGACCGGCGTCGGCTTCAGCCTGTTCTTCATCACCGCGCTCCTCGGCCGCCTCTGGTGCGGCTACGCCTGCCCGCAGACCGTTTTCCTCGAGCACATCTACCGCCGCATCGAGCGCATGGTCGAGGGCGACGCCCTCGCGCGCCGCAAACTCGACGCCGCGCCCATGTCCGGCGCCAAGCTCGCGCGCCGCGTCCTCAAGCACACGCTCTACCTCCTCACCACGCTCGTCATCACGCACCTGTTCCTCGCCTACTTCGTCAGCTGGCCCGAGGTTTGGCACATGATGTCCTCCGCCCCGCGCGACCACTGGGCCGCCTTCGTGTTCATGGGCATCGCGACGGGCATTCTCTATTTCAACTTCGCCTGGTTCCGCGAGCAGCTCTGCATCGTCATCTGCCCCTACGGCCGCCTCCAGTCCGCGCTGTCCGACGACCATACCGTCACCATCGGCTACGACGCCAAGCGCGGTGAGCCGCGCGGCAAGATCGGCACGCCCGACGCCGGTTCCTGCATTGACTGCAATCGCTGCGTGCAAGTCTGCCCCACCGGCATCGACATCCGCCAAGCCAGCCTCCAGCTCGAGTGCATCGCCTGCGCCGCCTGCATCGATGCGTGCGACGAGGTGATGACCAAGGTCAAGCGCCCCACCGGCCTCATCCGCTACGACTCCCTCGCCGCGTTCGCCGGCGGCAAGACCCGCTGGATCCGCGCGCGCACCATCGTCTATTTCGTGCTGCTGCTCATCGGCATCACCGTCGCGTCGTTCGCATTTTCGTCCGTGAAGCCGGCGAGCATGATCGTCTTCCGCATGACCGGTGCCGCCTACTTCGTCGACCACGACGATGTGCGGAATCAGTTCATGCTGCGCATCGTCAACAAGCGGAACGTGCCGGCCACCTACCACGTGCATCTCGACGGCGTGCCCCATCACGTCGAGCAGAGCGGCTTCACGGCTCCCGTGACGGTCGCGCCGCTCGCCGAGCAGGTCTCGCCGCTCGTGCTCACGATCGACCGCAAGCACTACGCCGGCCCCTTCAAGTTCACCGTCCTCGTCCAGGACGAGAAGGGCACGTTCACGCTCTCGCGACAGATCGAATTCCTCGGGCCCGACGCCCGCCTCCTCGAAGAGGAGGATCACGACAAAGGCATCAAACGCTGA
- a CDS encoding sulfite exporter TauE/SafE family protein yields MELAGINSASTAFLAGLVTSLHCAGMCGPLACAVMPANRNDADPQTVSTVYHVSRLFGYGALGALAGGVGRLPLNFLSDDVVRYLPWLLVLFFIAVAIRFDQRLPRLPVLGRAYGWVAGHLRGAQNRSRLRAAAALGLATPLLPCGPLYFLISLALLSGSALRGAETLLAFGLGTVPLLWFAQTNYHWLRLKLGPVWLARAQTALALVIAGVLAWRLRSTLGLPGPDVNNFVCH; encoded by the coding sequence ATGGAGCTCGCCGGCATCAACAGCGCCTCCACCGCCTTCCTCGCCGGACTGGTCACCAGCCTGCACTGCGCCGGCATGTGCGGTCCCCTTGCGTGCGCCGTCATGCCGGCGAATCGCAACGACGCCGACCCGCAGACTGTCAGCACCGTCTACCACGTCTCGCGCCTGTTCGGCTACGGCGCGCTCGGCGCTCTCGCCGGCGGCGTCGGCCGCCTGCCGCTGAATTTCCTCAGCGACGACGTCGTGCGCTACCTGCCGTGGCTGCTCGTCCTGTTCTTCATCGCCGTCGCCATCCGCTTCGACCAGCGCCTCCCGCGCCTGCCGGTGCTCGGCCGCGCCTACGGGTGGGTCGCGGGTCATCTGCGCGGTGCGCAAAACCGCTCGCGCCTGCGCGCCGCCGCCGCACTCGGTCTCGCCACGCCGCTCCTGCCGTGCGGACCGCTGTATTTTCTGATCTCGCTCGCGCTGCTTTCCGGTTCGGCGCTGCGCGGCGCGGAGACGCTGCTGGCCTTCGGCCTCGGCACCGTGCCGCTGCTGTGGTTCGCACAGACCAACTACCACTGGCTGCGCCTGAAGCTCGGCCCGGTCTGGCTCGCGCGCGCGCAGACCGCGCTCGCGCTCGTGATCGCCGGCGTGCTCGCGTGGCGCCTGCGCTCGACGCTCGGTTTGCCCGGGCCCGACGTGAACAATTTTGTCTGTCACTGA